From the genome of Thiovibrio frasassiensis:
TCTTGCCGGAGAGCCAATCTTCCTGAGAGGCGATAAGCTCAGGAGGACCATTCGGCGGCTCAATTCCTTCTAAAGCTGCACTTGCCAGGGCCTGTTTGTAAGCTTCTCTGAGAGTTTCCATGTCTTTTCTTCCGTGGCATCTTGGCGGTTATGTTTACTCACTACAATGTTTTCAATTAGGCGGCTCAGGATAAATTATCCGGCCAATCTCGCTTATGTCTCTATAGAAAATACCCTCTGTTCGAGTCAGATGATCAATCTCATTGGAAATCCCAGAGACAACCAGATCATCATTTAACTTTACACAACATTCGTAGTTGTGCCTAAAGGCAACTTTGGTAAAATTTACAGAACCGACAAAAGCTACTTCTTCATCTATTACATATAGCTTAGAATGTATGAAGAAATGTTTATCGTCTATTTTTTGATCATAGGGAGAAACAAATACTCCAAAATCAAATC
Proteins encoded in this window:
- a CDS encoding antitoxin VbhA family protein is translated as METLREAYKQALASAALEGIEPPNGPPELIASQEDWLSGKITGEQYFERLNEHYRAVAKSSSEK